A section of the Humulus lupulus chromosome 2, drHumLupu1.1, whole genome shotgun sequence genome encodes:
- the LOC133818073 gene encoding uncharacterized protein LOC133818073 isoform X1: MAGTTGSDSQKQFLTLIRSLAAEKSQGERRVVGLRKRIEELRSELEDANAELEDVKRTKEITEQEVKGYEVELALSETSIQSLKSRVSLIQDEITTVGSDLEALKNNEGALRDEFISRMFELNAKIRKCQETFARNFHKEGSLGTVAEECYKTSVREPNELTLTCLEDTIAHVISQTTKLEEEYRAEQEIQKQMQKFIDCERKVSLIEVIMKKTRALQELTRQTSELEQVYASIGEELQRRCICPNCHLENVDFLGGILQPNETS; this comes from the exons ATGGCGGGAACAACTGGAAGTGATTCACAGAAGCAATTTCTTACCCTAATTCGTAGCCTTGCTGCTGAAAAATCACAAGGAG AACGAAGAGTAGTAGGTCTAAGGAAGCGAATTGAGGAGCTTCGATCCGAGCTGGAAGACGCAAATGCAGAACTTGAAGATGTTAAGCGCACTAAAGAAATTACTGAGCAAGAGGTTAAGGGCTATGAAGTTGAATTGGCTTTGAGCGAAACATCAATTCAAAGTCTTAAG TCAAGGGTTTCTCTGATTCAAGACGAAATTACTACAGTTGGATCTGATTTAGAAGCACTGAAG AACAACGAAGGAGCTTTACG AGATGAGTTTATAAGCCGGATGTTTGAGCTGAATGCAAAGATAAG GAAGTGCCAAGAGACGTTTGCCAGAAATTTTCATAAAGAGGGCTCCCTTGGAACTGTTGCTG AAGAATGCTATAAAACTTCAGTGAGGGAGCCTAACGAACTCACTTTGACATGTCTTGAGGACACGATAGCCCATGTAATTTCTCAGACAACTAAACTGGAAGAAGAATACCGAGCAGAACAGGAAATTCAAAAGCAG ATGCAGAAGTTCATTGATTGTGAGAGAAAGGTGTCTCTGATTGAGGTCATTATGAAAAAAACGCGAGCATTGCAGGAATTGACAAG GCAGACTTCTGAATTAGAACAGGTGTACGCTTCCATTGGTGAGGAGTTGCAGAGAAGATGCATTTGTCCCAACTGTCATTTGGAAAATGTCGACTTCTTGGGTGGAATTCTTCAGCCAAATGAGACAAGTTAA
- the LOC133818072 gene encoding type I inositol polyphosphate 5-phosphatase 8-like — protein MPKWFKRKPKRAADQYQPNELSDGNEDESDEYLDDMLVRSSESDPCTSSTNELRIFVGTWNVAGRSPIGSLAVDLDEWLNLKDAADIYVLGFQEIVPLKTRTVIGAEDPTEATNWNRLIGKTLNDKYGCPWLTPMVTRFSSDNYHYVPASESDRRASFSSYTEKSELPWRERSGTVREMPKVGSKYKLMASKKMVGVFISVWMKDDLLRKHCISNVKVCSVACGIMGYLGNKGSVSVSMAIDGTSFCFIAAHLASGEKKGDEGRRNHQVSEIFRRTFFPRSPGDDDNPHPLTILGHDRIFWFGDLNYRLYLEDNLARQLIKKQDWRALQEFDQLRREKEYDGVFQGWKEGDIEFAPTYKYSQANCNRYSGGLPSRSGEKQRTPAWCDRILWYGKGVKQLSYFRSESKFSDHRPVSALFSTQIEVVKPNTTRVGLQNIFPTILPSDQIGTSRGGDEAKSTLLSLLIRDIEASPRHAQIVEKKTESECS, from the exons ATGCCCAAGTGGTTCAAGAGGAAGCCCAAGAGAGCTGCTGACCAGTATCAACCAAATGAACTTTCAG ATGGGAATGAAGATGAAAGTGATGAATACCTGGATGACATGCTCGTTCGGTCGTCGGAGTCGGATCCATGCACTTCAAGCACTAATGAGTTAAG AATTTTTGTGGGTACTTGGAACGTGGCGGGGAGGTCTCCCATAGGGAGCTTGGCCGTCGATTTGGATGAGTGGTTGAATCTAAAAGACGCGGCTGACATATACGTTCTCGG ATTTCAAGAGATTGTACCTTTAAAGACCCGAACTGTGATTGGAGCAGAAGATCCAACAGAAGCAACAAATTGGAACCGGCTCATAGGGAAAACTCTCAACGACAAGTATGGCTGCCCTTGGTTAACGCCCATGGTAACTCGATTCTCAAGCGACAACTACCACTATGTACCAGCTTCTGAGTCGGATAGGAGAGCGAGCTTTAGCAGCTATACTGAGAAGTCTGAGCTTCCATGGAGAGAGCGATCGGGAACTGTACGTGAGATGCCAAAGGTTGGGAGCAAGTACAAACTAATGGCTAGCAAGAAGATGGTTGGAGTTTTTATAAGTGTGTGGATGAAGGATGACTTGCTCAGGAAGCACTGCATTTCCAATGTTAAAGTTTGCTCTGTGGCTTGTGGCATCATGGGCTACTTGGGAAACAAAGGTTCGGTTTCAGTTAGCATGGCCATTGACGGAACTAGCTTCTGCTTTATTGCAGCACATTTAGCCTCTGGCGAGAAAAAAGGCGATGAAGGACGAAGGAATCACCAAGTGTCGGAGATTTTTAGGCGAACTTTTTTCCCTCGTTCCCCAGGAGACGACGATAACCCTCATCCTCTTACCATATTAGGTCACGA TCGGATATTCTGGTTTGGGGATCTCAACTATAGGCTGTATTTAGAAGACAATCTTGCCAGGCAACTAATAAAGAAGCAAGACTGGAGAGCATTGCAAGAGTTTGATCAACTTCGAAGGGAAAAAGAATATGATGGAGTATTTCAGGGCTGGAAGGAGGGAGACATAGAATTCGCCCCTACCTACAAATATTCTCAAGCAAATTGTAATCGTTACTCAGGAGGTCTTCCAAGCAGATCAGGAGAGAAGCAAAGGACGCCAGCAtg GTGTGACAGAATTCTATGGTATGGAAAAGGTGTGAAGCAACTCTCCTATTTCCGCAGTGAAAGCAAGTTCTCTGATCACCGGCCTGTCTCTGCACTATTCTCAACACAAATAGAAGTGGTGAAACCTAACACTACAAGAGTTGGTCTGCAAAACATTTTTCCCACCATACTTCCCAGTGACCAAATT GGAACAAGCAGAGGTGGTGACGAAGCCAAGTCAACATTGCTTTCTTTATTAATAAGAGACATAGAAGCATCGCCCAGACATGCACAAATTGTAGAGAAAAAAACAGAAAGTGAATGCAGCTGA
- the LOC133816134 gene encoding uncharacterized protein LOC133816134 — protein sequence MEKSERRESGSENKGTNKERDFEDDYYMHNIVLFTAGAAVLMACLKRAVVVFLLKEWRAWVFVVLNLVLLAILFTSSLSNSNDDKECSKNESNDNSGEKTKNERNKKIRRQRSKEQCWPEQVVVTKRQESGYEECRKSVSRCDQSQTTSSRNEEAFCKEDEIEAPRLSKEELNERAEAFIMMFRQHLVLDARKCGKHLFKERPERVDRVNFQTACSR from the coding sequence atGGAGAAGAGTGAAAGAAGAGAGAGCGGTAGTGAGAACAAGGGAACAAATAAAGAAAGAGATTTCGAAGATGACTATTATATGCATAACATAGTTTTGTTCACAGCAGGAGCAGCTGTGTTAATGGCTTGTTTGAAAAGAGCCGTTGTGGTTTTTCTTTTAAAGGAGTGGAGGGCTTGGGTTTTTGTAGTCCTAAACCTGGTGCTCTTAGCCATTCTCTTTACTTCATCTCTTTCCAACTCAAACGACGACAAGGAATGCAGTAAAAACGAGTCAAACGACAATTCAGGTGAGAAGACCAAGAATGAAAGGAACAAGAAAATTAGGAGGCAAAGGTCTAAGGAGCAGTGCTGGCCTGAACAAGTCGTTGTTACAAAACGACAGGAGTCTGGGTATGAAGAATGCCGAAAGAGTGTTAGTAGATGTGATCAATCTCAGACTACAAGTAGTAGAAATGAGGAAGCTTTCTGCAAAGAAGATGAAATTGAGGCTCCCAGACTGTCCAAGGAGGAGCTTAATGAGAGAGCTGAAGCTTTCATTATGATGTTCAGGCAGCATTTGGTTTTGGATGCAAGAAAATGTGGTAAACATTTGTTTAAAGAACGGCCTGAAAGAGTAGACCGTGTCAACTTTCAAACTGCTTGTTCAAGATAA
- the LOC133818073 gene encoding uncharacterized protein LOC133818073 isoform X3 translates to MAGTTGSDSQKQFLTLIRSLAAEKSQGERRVVGLRKRIEELRSELEDANAELEDVKRTKEITEQEVKGYEVELALSETSIQSLKSRVSLIQDEITTVGSDLEALKNNEGALRDEFISRMFELNAKIRKCQETFARNFHKEGSLGTVAEECYKTSVREPNELTLTCLEDTIAHVISQTTKLEEEYRAEQEIQKQMQKFIDCERKVSLIEVIMKKTRALQELTRYPNRICMEKLLVEHTMKHSL, encoded by the exons ATGGCGGGAACAACTGGAAGTGATTCACAGAAGCAATTTCTTACCCTAATTCGTAGCCTTGCTGCTGAAAAATCACAAGGAG AACGAAGAGTAGTAGGTCTAAGGAAGCGAATTGAGGAGCTTCGATCCGAGCTGGAAGACGCAAATGCAGAACTTGAAGATGTTAAGCGCACTAAAGAAATTACTGAGCAAGAGGTTAAGGGCTATGAAGTTGAATTGGCTTTGAGCGAAACATCAATTCAAAGTCTTAAG TCAAGGGTTTCTCTGATTCAAGACGAAATTACTACAGTTGGATCTGATTTAGAAGCACTGAAG AACAACGAAGGAGCTTTACG AGATGAGTTTATAAGCCGGATGTTTGAGCTGAATGCAAAGATAAG GAAGTGCCAAGAGACGTTTGCCAGAAATTTTCATAAAGAGGGCTCCCTTGGAACTGTTGCTG AAGAATGCTATAAAACTTCAGTGAGGGAGCCTAACGAACTCACTTTGACATGTCTTGAGGACACGATAGCCCATGTAATTTCTCAGACAACTAAACTGGAAGAAGAATACCGAGCAGAACAGGAAATTCAAAAGCAG ATGCAGAAGTTCATTGATTGTGAGAGAAAGGTGTCTCTGATTGAGGTCATTATGAAAAAAACGCGAGCATTGCAGGAATTGACAAGATATCCTAACAGAATATGCATGGAAAAATTACTTGTTGAGCACACTATGAAACATTCTTTGTAG
- the LOC133818073 gene encoding uncharacterized protein LOC133818073 isoform X2: MAGTTGSDSQKQFLTLIRSLAAEKSQGERRVVGLRKRIEELRSELEDANAELEDVKRTKEITEQEVKGYEVELALSETSIQSLKSRVSLIQDEITTVGSDLEALKNNEGALRDEFISRMFELNAKIRKCQETFARNFHKEGSLGTVAECYKTSVREPNELTLTCLEDTIAHVISQTTKLEEEYRAEQEIQKQMQKFIDCERKVSLIEVIMKKTRALQELTRQTSELEQVYASIGEELQRRCICPNCHLENVDFLGGILQPNETS, translated from the exons ATGGCGGGAACAACTGGAAGTGATTCACAGAAGCAATTTCTTACCCTAATTCGTAGCCTTGCTGCTGAAAAATCACAAGGAG AACGAAGAGTAGTAGGTCTAAGGAAGCGAATTGAGGAGCTTCGATCCGAGCTGGAAGACGCAAATGCAGAACTTGAAGATGTTAAGCGCACTAAAGAAATTACTGAGCAAGAGGTTAAGGGCTATGAAGTTGAATTGGCTTTGAGCGAAACATCAATTCAAAGTCTTAAG TCAAGGGTTTCTCTGATTCAAGACGAAATTACTACAGTTGGATCTGATTTAGAAGCACTGAAG AACAACGAAGGAGCTTTACG AGATGAGTTTATAAGCCGGATGTTTGAGCTGAATGCAAAGATAAG GAAGTGCCAAGAGACGTTTGCCAGAAATTTTCATAAAGAGGGCTCCCTTGGAACTGTTGCTG AATGCTATAAAACTTCAGTGAGGGAGCCTAACGAACTCACTTTGACATGTCTTGAGGACACGATAGCCCATGTAATTTCTCAGACAACTAAACTGGAAGAAGAATACCGAGCAGAACAGGAAATTCAAAAGCAG ATGCAGAAGTTCATTGATTGTGAGAGAAAGGTGTCTCTGATTGAGGTCATTATGAAAAAAACGCGAGCATTGCAGGAATTGACAAG GCAGACTTCTGAATTAGAACAGGTGTACGCTTCCATTGGTGAGGAGTTGCAGAGAAGATGCATTTGTCCCAACTGTCATTTGGAAAATGTCGACTTCTTGGGTGGAATTCTTCAGCCAAATGAGACAAGTTAA